The genomic region TTCACTATATATAGCCTTCATACTGGCTACTTGATTATACACAAGGCATAATGATCATAACACAGTCTAGTTTCCATAATAATTTGTGCACAAAAAGACACCAGACATTATGTGAGCATTACAGTGAAATGACATCACAAGTCCAGTGACAAGTCAGCATAATACAAAacatattacagaatcacagaatggtagggttggaagggacctctggagatcatctagtccaacccccctgccagagcagggtcacctagagcaggttgcacaggaacgcatccaggcaggttttgaatgtctccagagacggagactccaccacctctctgggcagcctggtccagtgttctgccgccctcaaagtaaagaagttcctcctcatgtttaggtggaacttcctatgctcaagtttctgcccattaactcttgtcctgtccccgggcaccactgaaaagagcctggccccatcctcctgacacccaccctttaagtatttataagtggtgataaggtcccccctcagccgtcttttttccagactgaagagacccaaatccttcagcctttcctcataagagaggtgttcctgtaTTGATCTACTGAAAattacattgtttttaaaaaaacaataagcCTTTATTCAGTAGTAACTTAACCACAGTCTGATGCAGAGATTTGCCGTGTAGTTATAAGTCTTTTAAGGGAAGCAACCTCTGCAGATAATTTTGTTATGCCCTGCTTCAAATACAGGTTCTCTGACTCAGAGACACTGAAGATACTGTCTTTTATTTCAACAATTTCAGTTTTGCAACCACTCTGAATTCTTACATTGAATTTCTTTCGATGCCAGAGTTCTGATTTGAGAGACCAGTCTTGGATATTAGTCACTTGAACTGAGAAAGGAGTGCAAGAAGAATACACCAAGTTTTGTCCAGTATGTTTTTCAAGCTCAATGTGTCTTTTTGATGACATATCAATAGGTGATGATAGTTTCTGTGCAGCATCATAGTCATTATCTACTGCTTCCACTTTAACTTGCATGGCTTTGGCTTTAATTCGAAGTTTGTGAGGCAAAGCTGAAGAATTTGCTTCTGGAACTTTATGTTCAACTGGCGAATGGATGGGACCCTTAGGAACCTGCTGTTCATCTTCTCCATCAGATGACTTTCCAACTGCACTGTCATCAGTTTCTGAAGTTCTGGGGGAATTGCTGGAGGACGTATTGACTTGGAACAGAGGAGGAGAATGCGAGTACACGTTAAAGGTAGTTCCCGTGTAGTGTGGATATATGGATGCTTTCTGTGAACTTCTGTCATCTCTTGGCGCTCTCTCTAATTCCACGGGCTCCTGTTTTATAATCTGGAACTTATTTTCAGGACTTCTGTAGTTGCTTTGCATACAGCTTGATTGAGTATGCTCTACTGATGATATTTCAGACATATCAGACACAGAGCTTTGAGGAGAATGTTTAATGACAGAAATACAACTACTACCAACTATAGATGGTTCATGTTCATCCACAAATGAGTTAATATTGGATTTGGAACTTTGATAATCCTGGAAATACACAGCTGTTGAGCTACTGAGTTTCTGTATCTCTTGGGCATAGGCTGCAGAAGTAATTAAACCAAACTTCAGCTTCAAGGAAAGCAACTCTGCCTTCAAAGTGGCATTCTCCTCTCCAAGTGC from Larus michahellis chromosome W, bLarMic1.1, whole genome shotgun sequence harbors:
- the LOC141735548 gene encoding nuclear factor interleukin-3-regulated protein-like isoform X1, with product MQLRKMQTLKKEHGPADTSNNVDKIMVLKSTLAEVSEELSTNEEIVFTEASSGKSKSSACRRKREFIPDEKKDAMYWEKRRKNNEAAKRSREKRRLNDLVLENKLIALGEENATLKAELLSLKLKFGLITSAAYAQEIQKLSSSTAVYFQDYQSSKSNINSFVDEHEPSIVGSSCISVIKHSPQSSVSDMSEISSVEHTQSSCMQSNYRSPENKFQIIKQEPVELERAPRDDRSSQKASIYPHYTGTTFNVYSHSPPLFQVNTSSSNSPRTSETDDSAVGKSSDGEDEQQVPKGPIHSPVEHKVPEANSSALPHKLRIKAKAMQVKVEAVDNDYDAAQKLSSPIDMSSKRHIELEKHTGQNLVYSSCTPFSVQVTNIQDWSLKSELWHRKKFNVRIQSGCKTEIVEIKDSIFSVSESENLYLKQGITKLSAEVASLKRLITTRQISASDCG